The Hemibagrus wyckioides isolate EC202008001 linkage group LG15, SWU_Hwy_1.0, whole genome shotgun sequence genome window below encodes:
- the tns2a gene encoding tensin-2 isoform X2 encodes MGCTLCTDCCGDEPEPEVLRGTQNRERTHNRINMRLTKAGKGEPHEFKEKTFKKKRQCGVCKQNIESLGSFCRVCKTATHKKCESKASTPCVPAPSSDLRRGTTSSRHIQHLGSTKSLTYTKPRSTLPRSLSVDRVMDRVMERHYDFDLTYITERIISVFFPPLLDEQRYRLNLKEVAAMLKSKHQDKFLLLNLSEKRHDIRRLNPKVHDFGWPDLHAPPLDKICSMCKAMETWLNSDPQHVVVLHCKGNKGKTGVIIAAYMHYSKISAGADQALSTLAMRKFCEDKVSSSLQPSQNRYIYYFGGLLSGAIKMNSSPLFLHQVLIPTIPKFHADGGYLPFMKIYQSMQLVYTSGIYDLQGSAGRKLCVTIEPALLLKGDIMVKCYHRRLQATERDTVFRLQFHTCTIHGSQLWFGKGELDEACSDDRFPPDATVEFVFSSGPEKIKGREYQRNDPAVTVDYNTADQVVRWDSYDNLNQRHEDSQDDIAHTRGPLDGSLYAQVKKRRAACASSFLSANGSPGQISDERQGHLLSLSTDSGHSSAPPERLEDSPRRPPPTQQEREELERLLGGIEGERTSRDRERETAILDDGDSLPPENTAPLRLARSCSCRMGYRSQRCSELHHMPNGYCLDHSAPSNNHTGVSSSNMLGLCQHHSGHTHQSLPPPDLLWDRQQGSPHYLHGPSRHVCPYPSQELCPHPHTLSPSGRLLCRSDEFLTYPQPQHNHPHHPKAPGPYHDVMLVDSLLPPPSCPCRDCCLRREDFHTLRLDRGEGLHWEREELPRDSGLRRSRGSEVPRRSELHWEQEAGLRQGREVSLHWDRDREAELQWEREREAEYWHRRTALSPYGPPGHDPAFTFDPLPQGHPAFPEPSRSHSHAHLDIKYSSGSSSYQTSHQMCPCSPYQPSPSESRGYASGYQSDSTSPLPHSYSSCYSHTDPHHQHYTTNTHSDGSGVPGENVGWRDHITHGSMRRLHREAHGPCSTPSDMSGPPTPVHTSSPLITQDSLTVQDQEARSSEMSTVSTSHQERTNPCVQQNLSNSGPEPRQVGSPSTEPPKSCTSIPEKHCILPHQLTTHSSFSPQQNSTHSLSSSQQLSLHSSSSQQLSPHSSSPQQLSPHSYSPQQLSPHSYSPQQLSPQSSSPPHQNSTHCSPPNQNSARCPLPQQNSTHCLPLQQNGTHCPLPQQSSTHHPSPQQNSTHCPPPQQNSTHCPPPQQNTTHCPPPQQNTTHCPPPQQNSAQCPAPQQSSAHHSPNQQNCAHCPTPQQNSAHCPTPQQSSTHHPPPQQNSAHCPAPQQNSAHCPPPQQNSAHCPPPQQNSAHCPPPQQNSAHCPPPQQNSTHCSPSQQNSTHCSPSQQSTTHCSPSQQNSTHSAPVISTANTNQQAPVPSTHSAPASPTKVNQQQSTSQPIKEASLPLSPSQPIQNEAVLPTDSPHSLQQIDQIQISESVSAQPHSNGMPSISDSETPNVSPSSPVLPQPPVGSLNGSSSPEPPVPGFATLGRKLMLDTGSTPSGDPDTSCSASDTYSSSTYALSSTTDSTATQPPLPEKRRQGTLPGSPNGRSGTLRASTSHSPSGQHHVTFSPLVGAVTVPSGQNDGLAEGETGSRVSVKFVQDSSRFWYKPGISREQAIAALKEKEPGAFLIRDSNSFQGAYGLALKVASPPANISNHSSKGDPMEQLVRHFLIETGPRGVKIKGCQNEPHFGSLSALVYQHSITPISLPCALRIPDNDPITESQEVQPVSNMSTAADLLKQGAACNVLYLNSVETESLTGPQAVAKATGVMMTLSPRPSATVVHFKVSTQGITLTDSQRRVFFRRHYPINSVTFSSVDPQDRRWTNSDSTTSKVFGFVAKKPGSVAENVCHLFAELDPEQPATAIVNFINKVMLGPQQR; translated from the exons ATGGGTTGCACCCTGTGTACGGATTGCTGCGGGGACGAGCCGGAGCCAGAGGTGCTCAGAGGGACACAGAACAGGGAGAGGACACACAACAGGATCAACATGAGACTCACCAAG GCAGGGAAGGGCGAGCCCCATGAGTTTAAGGAAAAAACATTCAAGAAGAAGCGCCAGTGTGGGGTGTGCAAGCAAAACATAGAAAGTCTGGGATCGTTCTGCCGAG TCTGCAAGACAGCCACTCACAAGAAATGTGAAAGTAAA GCCAGCACACCCTGTGTCCCGGCCCCATCCTCTGATTTG CGGAGAGGAACGACCTCCTCTCGACACATTCAGCATCTG GGCTCAACCAAATCTCTGACCTACACCAAACCGAGAAGTACTTTACCCAG GAGTCTAAGTGTGGATCGGGTGATGGACAGGGTGATGGAGCGCCACTACGACTTCGACCTCACCTACATCACTGAGCGTATCATATCTGTCTTCTTTCCCCCTCTGCTGGATGAGCAGCGTTATCGCCTCAATCTCAAAGAGGTGGCAGCTATGCTCAAGTCCAAACACCAGGACAAGTTTTTG TTACTAAATCTGTCTGAGAAAAGGCATGACATCAGACGACTTAACCCCAAG gtcCATGATTTCGGCTGGCCAGATCTACATGCACCCCCACTAGACAAAATCTGTTCCATGTGCAAAGCCATGGAGACATGGCTGAACTCTGACCCCCAGCATGTGGTGGTCCTGCATTGCAAG GGGAATAAGGGAAAGACCGGAGTCATCATCGCGGCATACATGCATTACAGCAAGATCTCAGCAGG GGCAGATCAGGCTCTCAGCACACTGGCTATGAGGAAATTTTGTGAGGACAAAGTGTCATCTTCTCTCCAGCCTTCACAGAACAG gtatatatattattttggaGGCCTTTTGTCAGGGGCCATAAAGATGAACAGCAGTCCTCTTTTCCTCCACCAGGTCCTTATTCCAACCATCCCCAAGTTTCATGCTGATGGAG GGTACTTGCCTTTTATGAAGATCTATCAGTCCATGCAGCTGGTCTACACTTCAGGCATATA TGATTTGCAGGGTTCAGCAGGCAGAAAGCTGTGCGTGACCATCGAGCCTGCTCTGTTGCTGAAAGGAGACATTATG GTCAAGTGCTATCATAGACGACTTCAGGCCACTGAGAGGGACACAGTGTTCCGACTCCAGTTTCACACCTGCACCATCCATGGATCACAGCTCTGGTTTGGGAAAGGAGAACTTGATGAAGCTTGCTCAG ATGACCGGTTTCCCCCTGATGCCACTGTGGAGTTTGTCTTTTCTTCTGGACCAGAGAAAATTAAAG GGCGGGAATACCAGCGGAATGACCCAGCAGTCACAGTTGACTATAATACAGCTGATCAAGTGGTACGCTGGGATTCTTACGACAATTTGAATCAGAGACACGAGGACAGTCAAGATG ATATTGCACACACTCGAGGGCCTCTGGATGGCAGTCTGTACGCTCAAGTGAAGAAGCGCCGTGCTGCTTGTGCTTCCTCTTTCTTATCTGCCAATGGTAGTCCAGGACAAATCTCTGATGAGAGACAAGGTCATCTCCTGTCACTCAGCACAGATTCCGGGCATTCATCAGCTCCACCTGAACGCCTTGAAGATTCACCCAGGAGGCCACCACCTACTCAGCAGGAACGAGAGGAATTGGAGCGGCTTCTTGGGGGGATTGAGGGAGAGAGGACTAGCAGGGATCGTGAACGGGAGACAGCCATTCTGGATGATGGAGACTCACTCCCACCAGAAAATACTGCGCCGCTGCGGTTAGCTCGATCGTGTTCCTGCCGCATGGGCTACAGATCACAGCGTTGCTCTGAACTCCATCACATGCCCAATGGGTACTGCTTGGACCACTCAGCTCCCAGCAACAACCACACAGGAGTCTCTTCATCAAACATGCTAGGTCTGTGCCAACACCACAGTGGTCACACGCACCAGTCACTCCCACCTCCAGACCTGCTGTGGGACCGACAGCAAGGCTCTCCGCACTACCTGCATGGTCCTTCTAGGCATGTTTGCCCTTATCCATCCCAGGAACTCTGCCCTCACCCTCATACACTGTCCCCTAGTGGACGACTGCTGTGCAGGTCAGATGAATTCCTCACATACCCACAGCCACAACACAACCATCCACACCACCCGAAAGCACCTGGACCCTACCATGATGTGATGCTTGTAGACAGCCTCCTACCACCCCCTAGCTGCCCATGCCGGGATTGCTGCTTGAGACGAGAGGACTTTCACACTTTACGGCTTGACAGAGGTGAAGGATTGCACTGGGAAAGGGAAGAGCTCCCTCGAGACAGCGGCTTAAGGCGAAGCAGAGGATCTGAGGTTCCAAGACGATCGGAACTGCACTGGGAGCAAGAGGCAGGGTTAAGACAGGGTCGTGAGGTCTCATTGCATTGGGACAGGGACAGAGAGGCAGAACTACAAtgggagagagaacgagaagCTGAGTACTGGCACAGAAGAACTGCCTTGTCACCATATGGTCCCCCAGGTCATGATCCTGCTTTCACGTTTGACCCACTGCCCCAGGGTCACCCAGCATTTCCCGAACCCTCAAGATCACACAGTCATGCCCACCTGGATATAAAGTACAGCAGTGGCTCCAGCAGCTACCAGACATCTCACCAGATGTGCCCCTGCTCACCCTACCAGCCTTCGCCTTCTGAGAGCCGTGGCTATGCTTCAGGTTACCAGTCAGACTCCACTTCTCCACTGCCTCACAGCTACTCCTCTTGCTACAGCCATACAGACCCCCACCATCAGCactacacaaccaacacacactcag ATGGTTCCGGAGTTCCAGGTGAGAATGTAGGTTGGCGGGACCATATTACCCATGGTTCCATGAGACGGCTACATCGTGAAGCACATGGACCATGCTCCACCCCATCTGATATGTCTGGACCACCCACTCCAGTCCATACCAGCAGCCCACTGATTACACAAGACAG TCTGACTGTACAGGATCAGGAGGCCCGGTCATCAGAGATGAGCACAGTCAGCACCTCACACCAGGAGAGAACAAACCCATGTGTCCAGCAAAATCTGTCAAACTCTGGGCCAGAGCCTCGTCAAGTTGGAAGTCCATCCACAGAACCGCCTAAGTCATGTACATCCATCCCAGAGAAACACTGCATCCTTCCTCATCAGCTTACTAcacattcttctttttctcctcagcAGAACTCTACACATTCCCTGTCTTCTTCTCAGCAGCTTTCCCTACATTCCTCATCTTCTCAGCAGCTGTCACCACATTCCTCTTCTCCTCAGCAGCTCTCCCCACATTCCTACTCTCCTCAGCAGCTCTCCCCACATTCCTACTCACCTCAGCAGCTCTCTCCACAatcttcctctcctccacatcagaactctacacactgctcccctCCTAATCAAAACTCTGCACGTTGCCCACTTCCTCAACAGAACTCCACACACTGCCTCCCACTTCAGCAGAATGGTACACACTGCCCACTTCCTCAACAGAGCTCCACACACCACCCATCTCCTCagcagaactccacacactgTCCACCTCCTCagcagaactccacacactgCCCACCTCCTcaacagaacaccacacactgcccACCTCCTcaacagaacaccacacactgcccACCTCCTCAACAGAACTCTGCACAATGCCCAGCTCCTCAACAGAGCTCAGCACACCACTCACCTAATCAACAGAACTGTGCACACTGCCCAACTCCTCAACAAAACTCTGCACACTGCCCAACTCCCCAACAGAGCTCCACACACCACCCACCTCCTCAGCAGAACTCTGCACACTGCCCAGCTCCTCAGCAGAACTCTGCACACTGCCCACCTCCTCAGCAGAACTCTGCACACTGCCCACCTCCTCAGCAAAACTCTGCACACTGCCCACCGCCTCAGCAAAACTCTGCACATTGCCCACCGCCTCAGCAGAATTCCACACATTGCTCACCTTCTCAGCAGAATTCCACACATTGCTCTCCTTCTCAACAGAGCACCACACACTGCTCTCCTTCTCAGCAGAACTCAACACATTCTGCCCCTGTAATATCCACAGCCAACACTAACCAACAAGCCCCAGTGCCATCTACCCATTCTGCCCCTGCATCTCCCACTAAAGTAAACCAACAACAGAGCACCAGCCAGCCAATCAAGGAAGCCAGTCTGCCCCTCTCACCTTCTCAACCAATCCAAAATGAGGCAGTCCTACCCACTGATTCTCCTCATTCTTTGCAGCAGATTGATCAAATTCAAATATCAGAGTCTGTTTCTGCCCAGCCTCACAGCAATGGAATGCCATCAATTTCTGATTCCGAGACTCCCAATGTATCTCCTTCTTCCCCTGTTTTACCTCAACCACCAGTGGGCAGTCTGAATGGCTCTTCCTCCCCTGAACCCCCTGTGCCAGGCTTCGCCACTCTGGGTAGGAAGCTGATGTTGGACACAGGATCAACCCCATCTGGAGATCCAGATACTAGTTGCAGTGCCTCTGATACTTACTCGTCTTCCACCTATGCCCTTTCTTCAACCACTGACAGCACTGCCACACAGCCTCCTTTGCCAGAGAAAAGACGCCAGGGTACCCTGCCTGGCTCACCCAATGGACGGTCAGGCACCCTAAGAGCATCCACGAGTCATTCCCCCTCTGGCCAACACCATGTTACCTTCTCACCATTGGTAGGAGCGGTGACAGTACCGAGCGGGCAGAACGATGGGCTGGCAGAGGGTGAAACAGGCAGCAGGGTCAGTGTGAAGTTTGTGCAGGACAGCTCCCGTTTCTGGTACAAGCCTGGAATCTCCCGAGAACAAG CCATTGCAGCTCTGAAGGAAAAGGAGCCAGGTGCATTCCTCATCAGGGACAGTAACTCCTTCCAGGGGGCTTATGGTTTGGCCCTCAAAGTGGCTTCACCACCTGCCAACATCAGCAACCATTCCAGCAAAG GTGATCCTATGGAACAGCTGGTGAGACATTTCCTAATTGAGACTGGACCAAGAGGGGTGAAAATCAAAGGGTGTCAAAATGAGCCCCACTTTG GAAGTTTATCAGCGCTGGTCTATCAGCATTCCATCACACCCATCTCTCTGCCCTGTGCTCTCCGCATCCCTGACAACG atCCCATAACAGAAAGCCAGGAAGTCCAGCCGGTCAGCAACATGAGCACAGCAGCAGACTTACTAAAACAGGGTGCAG CGTGTAATGTCCTGTATCTGAACTCGGTGGAGACTGAGTCTCTCACCGGACCGCAGGCAGTAGCTAAAGCGACAGGCGTGATGATGACACTAAGCCCTCGGCCCTCGGCCACTGTAGTGCACTTCAAAGTGTCGACACAGGGCATCACTCTGACTGACAGTCAGCGCCG ggttttctTCAGGAGGCACTACCCCATCAACAGTGTGACTTTCAGCAGCGTTGATCCACAGGACAGGAG GTGGACTAACTCAGACAGCACGACATCTAA AGTGTTTGGGTTCGTAGCTAAGAAACCAGGCAGCGTGGCCGAGAACGTGTGTCACCTGTTTGCCGAACTCGACCCGGAGCAGCCTGCCACAGCTATCGTTAACTTCATCAACAAAGTCATGTTGGGGCCACAGCAGCGCTAg